In Procambarus clarkii isolate CNS0578487 chromosome 5, FALCON_Pclarkii_2.0, whole genome shotgun sequence, the following are encoded in one genomic region:
- the LOC138351896 gene encoding gastrula zinc finger protein XlCGF8.2DB-like, with translation MKPHQCPQCGKVFTRLGLKETHMLVHSRVKPHECPECGKAFSQRGNMRTHLLVHSGIKPHECAQCGKAFTRPQQIKTHMLVHSGVKTHECPQCGKVFAHLGSMKRHLLVHSGDKSHECPECGKRFSRLESMKTHRMIHADERPFECAECYKKFRTRGSMIKHLLVHSGDKPHECPECEKKFTQLGHMKRHKMVHADDRLDILSVEDN, from the coding sequence atgaagcctcaccagtgtccacagtgtgggaaggtattcacccgtcttGGACTTAaggagactcacatgttagtgcattcaagggtaaaacctcatgagtgtccagagtgtgggaaggcattcagtcagcgtggaaatATGAGGACGcacttgttagtgcattcaggtatcAAACCCCATGAGTGTGCACAGTGTGGGAAGGCATTCACGCGTCCTCAACAGataaagactcacatgttagtgcattcaggtgtcaAAACTCATGAGTGTCCACAATGTGGGAAGGTATTCGCTCATCTAGGAAGTATGAAGAGGcacttgttagtgcattcaggtgataaatctcatgagtgtccagagtgtgggaagagattcagtcgtcttgaaagtatgaagactcacaggatgattcatgcggatgagagaccttttgaatgtgccgAGTGTTACAAAAAATTTAGAACACGTGGAAGTATGATAAAGcacttgttagtgcattcgggtgataaacctcatgagtgtccagagtgtgagaaGAAATTCACtcagcttggacatatgaagaggcacaagatggtACATGCAGATGATAGGCTAGACAttttgagtgtggaagataattaa